A stretch of the Vitis vinifera cultivar Pinot Noir 40024 chromosome 16, ASM3070453v1 genome encodes the following:
- the LOC132252725 gene encoding LOW QUALITY PROTEIN: uncharacterized protein LOC116803646 (The sequence of the model RefSeq protein was modified relative to this genomic sequence to represent the inferred CDS: substituted 3 bases at 3 genomic stop codons): MFPLHFHXEDVSCHDLLLKPNHANVMEVPGLCETRLIPKRPSSFIIQNGKLAMEIPCGQRFIQTQRGSTGKSFXSNKFLGSNKDKGYVSDLAXQSTLQGHGMSNFLVKILIVMSLLDSPVEIWENSIQFLMQTEFCKFSPELEDLFEIFKHIGGFNVTIVTSANTQDETLPPWRGFFKKDEGQ, translated from the coding sequence ATGTTTCCACTCCATTTTCATTAAGAAGATGTATCATGTCATGATCTATTGCTCAAACCAAATCACGCTAATGTTATGGAAGTTCCTGGATTGTGTGAAACAAGATTAATACCAAAAAGACCCTCATCTTTCATAATCCAAAATGGAAAGTTGGCTATGGAGATTCCATGCGGTCAAAGATTTATACAGACACAAAGGGGTTCGACAGGAAAGTCATTTTGATCCAATAAATTCTTAGGGTCAAATAAAGACAAAGGATATGTTAGTGACCTAGCATGACAAAGCACTCTCCAAGGGCATGGAATGTCTAATTTTTTGGTCAAAATCTTGATAGTAATGTCTCTATTAGATTCTCCGGTCGAAATATGGGAAAACTCCATTCAATTCTTGATGCAAACAGAGTTTTGCAAATTCTCCCCAGAACTGGAAGATCTTTTCGAGATCTTCAAACATATTGGAGGGTTCAATGTGACTATTGTTACTTCGGCTAACACACAAGATGAGACTTTACCACCGTGGCGTggcttttttaaaaaagatgagGGTCAATAA